A section of the Armatimonadota bacterium genome encodes:
- the ftsW gene encoding putative lipid II flippase FtsW — MSVQVRGRPDPLLFGAVVALCLGGLVVIYSASSVAALETYGDAAYFLKRQLVWVGLGGVGLAAASRIHYRTWRRLVPWLLLLSVASLGAVLIPGVGVLVNGARRWVDLGPVTVQPVEGAKLALVLYLAHFLAGRGPVLRDPWRGLAPPLLVLGLLGGLVMRQPDMGSAVVLGTITLSLLFAAGVRARHLGAVLATGGLLALWLALSEPYRRDRLLAFLDPWRDPQGIGFHVVQSLIAIGSGGIWGVGIGRSTQKFFYLPERHTDFVFSILAEELGLVGVAGLVALYFLLLLRIRRLALYAPDRYGALLATGVGSWIASQVVLNIGAVSGALPVVGVPLPYLSFGGSSLFALLVACGICLNLSRYVRELARTEKAPDRGWAA, encoded by the coding sequence ATGAGCGTCCAGGTCCGCGGCCGTCCGGATCCCCTGCTGTTCGGAGCGGTGGTGGCCCTGTGCCTGGGCGGTTTGGTGGTGATCTACAGCGCGAGCAGCGTGGCGGCCCTGGAGACGTACGGAGACGCCGCCTACTTCCTCAAGCGGCAGCTGGTGTGGGTGGGGCTGGGCGGCGTGGGCCTGGCCGCGGCTTCCCGGATCCACTACCGCACGTGGCGGCGCCTGGTCCCGTGGTTGCTCCTGTTGTCCGTGGCGTCCCTGGGGGCGGTGCTGATTCCCGGCGTGGGCGTGCTGGTGAACGGCGCCCGGCGGTGGGTGGATCTGGGGCCCGTGACCGTGCAGCCGGTGGAGGGGGCGAAGCTCGCCCTCGTCCTGTACCTGGCGCACTTCCTCGCGGGCCGGGGACCCGTCCTCCGCGACCCATGGCGGGGGCTTGCTCCCCCGCTCCTGGTCCTCGGTCTCCTGGGGGGGCTCGTGATGCGCCAGCCCGACATGGGGAGCGCCGTGGTGCTGGGCACCATCACCCTGAGCCTGCTGTTCGCCGCCGGCGTCCGGGCGCGCCACCTCGGCGCGGTTCTCGCGACGGGGGGACTGTTGGCCCTCTGGCTGGCCCTCTCCGAGCCGTACCGCCGGGATCGGTTGCTGGCCTTCTTGGATCCCTGGCGGGATCCCCAGGGCATCGGCTTCCACGTGGTGCAGTCCCTCATCGCCATCGGTTCCGGGGGGATCTGGGGGGTGGGGATCGGGCGGAGCACCCAGAAGTTCTTCTACCTCCCGGAGCGCCACACGGACTTCGTGTTCAGCATCCTCGCGGAGGAACTGGGACTCGTGGGCGTGGCCGGCCTCGTGGCCCTGTACTTCCTGCTCCTCCTCCGGATCCGGCGCCTCGCCCTGTATGCGCCGGACCGATACGGGGCCCTGCTGGCCACGGGCGTGGGGAGCTGGATCGCTTCCCAGGTCGTGCTCAACATCGGCGCGGTCTCCGGAGCCTTGCCCGTGGTGGGCGTACCGTTGCCCTACCTGAGCTTCGGAGGTTCATCCCTGTTCGCACTGCTGGTGGCGTGCGGCATCTGCCTCAACCTCTCCCGATACGTCCGGGAGCTCGCCCGGACCGAGAAAGCCCCGGATCGGGGGTGGGCGGCGTGA